The genomic region tttctttctttctttcttcctttctctattttttcttcccctccccccttttattatcattttattgttgttttttaggaCGGTTTTCTCGTTGGAATCATGTGTCGTATAAGAAGAATTGGCAGCAGTTACTGTTGATTGCATTTGCACGCCAGTTATTTGTTAAGTATATTTAATTGTGTTGTTTTATACATTGCTTATTGAAGTTTTCTTTGTCCATTACATGTGAAAAGTACAAGCTATCCAACATCATTCACActaaaaatgtctatatatatgttttaagacGTAAGTTTCTACATATTCAATTCTTCATTAATTCTCAGATTTTTCGTGCTTTAACAAAGTCAGTATGTCCATAAAGAGATGAGTTAGATCATATCATTTCGGAGaattctttacatttatataggCTTCATCTCACTGCATAGAATTAGTGTATTTGACATACATCCGTGTCAAGGTCAAGTCTAATCGATCTAAAATAATGCATAGGAAAAAATTCTCTGCTTTTAGATAGAGATAGGAAAGTTTTGCAAGTGTATGTATGAACGTTCTGTcacttatgtttatatgtatatacgcacatgtttAAGAACATGGACACAATTACAAAAACAGTTCAGTGTACACAGAAATGGAACAAAACAATGCCACAATtgaaagaaatataacaatatttCGAGTTTCGTCAGGAGTTTCTCATCAGATTCGGTAAAAAGCAAATGGCTCATCTAAAAACATTATTTTGGGATGTATTTCAATCTTATTGATATGTTTACGAACAATGGAAGGAAAAGGCTGGTCACGGTCACCAAGGCAGGCGAGGTGGCTCAGAGGAGCTGTCTTTAAGATTATTTGTAATTTGATCAAACTTGTCATGTGCAGCAGGAAGTGGCGTTCGCTTCTTTTCTCTCAGTCAAAATCCTCAATATAAAGAGCAATTTAAGAAATTAAATCACTGAgaacattctgtctctctcttctcttctcttctcttctctctctctctctctctctctctctctctctctctctctctctctctctctctctctctctctcttctcttctcttctcttctcttctcttctcttcccttctctctctttctctctctctcttatctcgtgtctcttctcttctcttctctctctctctctctctctctctctctctctctctctctctctctctctctctctctctctctcttctcttctcttctcttctcttcttttttctctctctctctctctctctccctctctctcttctcttctcttcttctctctctctctctctctctctctctctctccctctctctctctctctctctctctctctctctctctctctctctctctctctctcctctctctctctctctctctttttctctctctcttctcttctcttctcttctcttcttttctctctctctctctctctctccctctctctctcttctcttctcttcttttctctctctctctctctctctctctctctctctctctctctctctctctctctctctctctctctcttctctctctctctctctctctctctctctccctctctctctctctctctctctctgtctcttctcttctcttctctctcttccttcgctctctcacaCATAAGGACAAGCGCGCGAGAAAGATTAATTTGCTCTCTCACCTTCCGTATCTAAAGCGATAATCATATCAGAGCCATCGTAAAGTAACTGAAGAAAATCGGCTCGAGCAAAAGTtgtctagaaagagaaagacttcaGCTCCTCGTCCGACTTCCGCCCGGTGCCTCCGCCGCCCTCAGCCTTGGCGCCGTTTCCCTGCGCTGAAGGAGGCTGAAGGAGGCTGAGGGAGGCTGAAGGAGGCGGCCCCGGGTCATGGCGGGGCGTGTTGGGGCTCTCACGACGgtaccttttttccttctctttttttcctgctaATTTAACTTTTGATCATATATGAAGCAAAGAACagttctgtcctctctctctctctctctctctctctctctctctctctctctctctctctctctctctctctctctctctctctctctctctctctctctctcgctgcggtTCATGGCGAGGCGTGTTAGgactctctcttgatttttttttttttttttttttttttttttttttttttttttttgacgaaatATTGTGATGTTGACTTTGGTAGTGTTATAtcccccacactcactcacacatactccttaacaaataaacacatactcacatatacacatacacaaacatactcacgcaaatcatatagagaaatatatagacataggtaTCTATAATGATCACGAAAGGGGATATATTTGCAAAACAAACTTGAGATATCATTAAGTGTATTCGGCGCATTTCATTACATCTCGAGTAGAGAATTTGCTCTACTTCGATGGAGACAGTTCATCTTACTTTCCGTAActgccgcttcctcttcctcctcccacacctccgcCGAATCCGCTACCGCCGAAACCTCCGCTGCCGCCTCCGAATCCACCGCTGCCTCCGAATCCACCGCCTCCGAATCCACCGCCTCCGAATCCACCGCCACCGAATCCACCactgcctccgaatcctccaccgccgaatccacctccacctccagacAGCTTACCGGCGCCGATCAGAACTCCACGGCTTACGCTTCCGCCTCCACCTCGGCCTCCACTTCCGCCATATCCACCACCGCCTCGGCCGCCGCCAAATCCACCACCTCGGCCGCCGCCgaatccacctccacttcctccgaatccacctccgctgcctccaaatcctcctccacctccaccaaatcTGTGTCCGCcgaatccacctcctcctcctcttccaccaccgccgaatccacctccgcctccacctcctctaccgccTCCACCATAACTTCCTCCAGCTGCTGCCACGTACGCCAAGGCCACCACAGCCACGGTCACAAGctgcagaagaaaagaagaaaactttaAGCTGTCATTTCGTCAAAAAATATCGACGATATGTTTTTCCTTTCCCGATCATAACAGTCATCCAGAATAGCATTTTTATATAACAGCCGCCATTGTTTCCTTCCTATCAGTGACTCTAAACATTCTAACTAAATCATCTAACACTGAAAGCAGATGTCTCCTCACTATAAGGCGATTCATGATGCCGGATCCCGTCTTCCACTGCTGCAGGAGACGAGGAGCGCTCGAGTGTGGTTGGACGGCGCCTGTCCCTGCATTTATACGCGGCGCCGGCACTCGTGGCACCCTTGAGGCAGCAGTCGTGACGCTGACACGTTTTTCGAAAGCTTTTTTATGGTAATGCTTCGGCATATGTTTCTGATTTGGGTAAATTTGAGTGTTGAAGGTtcatagttttttctttctttctatctttctctcgctacttattctctccccccccccctttttttttattatcattttttgtcgttttttaggACGGTTTTCTCGTTGGAATCATGTATCGTATAAGAAGAATTGGCAGCAGTTACTGTTGATTGTATTTGCACGCGTTATTTGttaagtatatttatttgtattgttatatacATTGTTTATTGAAGTTTTCTTTCTCCATTACATGTAAAAAGTACAAGCTATCCAACACCATTCACACTAaaaatgtgtctgtatatatgttttaagaCATAATTTTCTACATATTCAATTCTTCATTAATTCTAAGATCTTTCGTGCTTTAACAAAGTCAGTATGTCCATAAAGAGATGAGTTAGATCTTATTATTTCGGAGAATTCTTTACGTTTATATAGGCTTTATCTCACTGCATAGAATTAGTGTATTTTACATACATCCGTGTCAAGGTCAAGTCTAATCGATCTAAAAtaatatataggaaaaaaatcTCTGCTTTTAGGTAGAGATAGGAAagttttgtaagtatgtatgaacgTTCTGTCATATAAGTTTAGTGTACACAGAAATGGAACAAAACACTGCCACAATTGAAAGAAATATAACGTAATGTTTCGAGCTCGTCAGGAGTTTCTCATCAGATTCGGTAAAAAGCAAATGGCTCATCTAAAAGCATTATTTTGGGATGTATTTCAATCCTATTAATATGTTTACGAACAATGGAAGGAAAAGGCTGGTCACGGTCATCAAGGCAGGCGAGGTGGCTCAGAGGAGCTTTCTTCAAGATTATTTGTAATTTGATATAACCTGTCATGTGCAGCAGGAAGTGGCGTTCGCTTCTTTGCTCTCAGTCAAAATCCTGAATATAAATGGCAGTTTAAGAAAATAAATCACTgagaacatttctctctctctctctctctctctctcttctgtctctctctctctgtctctttttctctctttctctttcttctcttattttctcttctctctctctatctttctctcttctcttctcttcttttctcttctctctccttctctcttttctctctctctctctctctctctctctctctctctctctctctctctctctctctctctctctctctctctctctctctctttctatctctcttctcttctcctttctctcttccttctctctcacacatacggaCAAGCGCGCGAGAAAGATTAATTTGCTCTCTCACGTTGGATATCTAAAGCGATAATCATATCAGAACCATTGTAAAGTAACTGAAGAAAATCGGCTCGAGCAAAGGTtgtctagaaagagaaagacttcaGCTCCTCGTCCGACTTCCGCCCGGTGCCTCCGCCGCCCTCAGCCTTGGCGCCGTTTCCCTGCGCTGAAGGAGGCTGAAGGAGGCTGAAGGAGGCGGCCCCGGGTCATGGCGGGGCGTGTTGGGGCTCTCACGACgttacctttttccttctccttttttttcctctgttatcTTTTCATCGTGCACGGAGTATATGAGAGCAGTAGTATTGCTTAatggtctttcttttttcctttctttcattatttatttctattcatttatttatttactttatcttttttatattactattattctgaACGAACGATAGATTGATACCGGATTTTCTTGATAATATGTCCCTTTATGtggacatacacactcacagacaaacacactcatacatacacatactcgcacgaacacatactcatacataccacatacagacagatagagatatccATTTAGTTTGTGGTAAAAAAATCGGAGAAGGGGATATACATGCAAAACAAACTTGAAAGATTATTAAGTGTATTCGGCGCATTTCATTACATTTTCGTAGAGAATTTGCTCTACTTCGATGGAGACAGTTCATCTTACTTTCCGTAActgccgcttcctcttcctcctcccacacctccgcCGAATCCGCTACCGCCGAAACCTCCGCTGCCGCCTCCGAATCCACCGCTGCCTCCGAATCCACCACTGCCTCCGAATCCACCGCCTCCGAATCCACCGCCACcgaatccacctccacctccagacAGCTTACCGGCGCCGATCAGAACTCCACGGTTTACGCTTCCGCCTCCACCTCGGCCTCCACTTCCGCCATATCCACCACCGCCTCGGCCGCCGCCAAATCCACCTCCTCGGCCGCCGCCgaatccacctccacttcctccgaatccacctccgctgcctccaaatcctcctccacctccaccaaatcTGTGTCCGCcgaatccacctcctcctcctctaccaccaccaccgaatccacctccgcctccacctcctctaccgccTCCACCATAACTTCCACCAGCTGCTGCCACGTACGCCAAGGCCACCACAGCCACGGTCACAAGCtgcagaagaaaagaacaaacctTTAAGTTGCCatttcgtcaaaaaaaaaaaaatatcgacgatatgttttttcttttcacgaTCATAACAGTCATCCAGAATAGCATTTTTATATAACAGCCGCCAATGTTTCCTTCCTATCAGTGACTCAGTCTTTCTATCAGTGACTCTAAACAATCTAACTAAATCATCTAACACTGAAAGCAGATGTCTCCTCACTATAAGGCGATTCATGATGCCGGATCCCGTCTTCCACTGCTGCAGGAGACGAGGAGCGCTCGAGTGTGGTTGGACGGCGCCTGTCCCTGCATTTATACGCGGCGCCGGCACTCGTGGCACCCTTGAGGCAGCAGTCGTGACGCTGACACGTTTTTCGAAAGCTTTTTTATGGTAATGCTTCGGCATAAGTTTCAGATTTGGGTAAATTTGAgtgtttatagtttttttttctttctttctttctttctctattttttctcccacccccttttttattatttattttttttttttttttaggacggTTTTCTCGTTGGAATCATGTGTCGTATAAGAAGAATTGGCAGCAGTTACTGTTGATTGCATTTGCACGCCAGTTATTTGTtaagtatatttatttgtgttgttatatACATTGTTTATTGAAGTTTTCTTTGTCCATTACATGTGAAAAGCACAAGCTATCCAACACCATTCACActaaaatgtgtttgtatatatgttttaagaCGTAATTTTCTACATATTCAATTCTTCATTAATTCTAAGATTTTTCGTGCTTTAACAAAGTCAGTATGTTCGTAATGAGGTGAGTTAGATCTTATTATTTCGGAGaattctttacatttatataggCTTTATCTCACTGCATAGAATTAGTGTATTTTACATACATCCGTGTCAAGGTCAAGTCTAATCGATCTAAAATAATGCATAGGAAAAAATTCTCTGCTTTTAGGTAGAGATAGGAAagttttgtaagtatgtatgaacgTTCtgtcatatatgtttatttgtatatacgcacatgtttAAGCGCATGGGCACAATTACAAAAACAGTTCAGTGTACACAGAAATGGAACAAAACACTGCCACAACTGAAATCAATATAAAACATTGCCATAATtgaaagaaatataacaatatttCGAGTTTCGTCAGGAGTTTCTCATCAGATTCGGTAAAAAGCAAATGGCTCATCTAAAAACATTATTTTGGGATGTATTTCAATTCTATTAATATGTTTACGAACAATGGAAGGAAAAGGCTGGTCACGGTCATCAAGGCAGGCGAGGTGGCTCAGAGGAGCTTTCTTCAAGATTATTTGTAATTTGATCAAACCTGTCATGTGCAGCAGGAAGTGGCGttcgcttcttttctctcattcaaaATCTTCAATATAAATAGCAATTTAAGAAATTAAATCACTGagaacatttctttctctctctctcttctctctctctctcttctcttttcttctctctctctctctttctctctcttttttttctctctttcttctctcttctctcttctctctctctctctctctctctctctctctctctctctctctctctctctctctctctcttctcttctttctctttctctttctcttctgttctctctctctctctctctctctctctctctctctctctctctctctctctctctctctctctctctctctctctctctctctctctctctctctcgctctcttcttctcttctcttttcttctctcctcttctcttctcttctctctctctctcttctcttcccctttctctcttccttcgctctctcacaCATACGGACAAGCGCGCGAGAAAGATTACTTTGCTCTCTCACGTTGGGTATCTAATGCGATAATCATATCAGAACCATCGTAAAGTAACTGAAGGAAATCGGCTCGAGCAAAATTtatctagaaagagaaagacttcaGCTCCTCGTCCGGCTTCCGCCCGGTGCCTCCGCCGCCCTCAGCCTTGGCGCCGTTTCCCTGCGCTGAAGGAGGCTGAAGGAGGCTGAAGGAGGCGGCCCCGGGTCATGGCGGGGCGTGTTGGGGCTCTCACGACgttacctttttccttcttttttcctgctAATTTATCTTTTGATCATGTATGAAGAATAAAACAattctgttctgtctctgtctctctctctctctctctctctctctctctctctctctctctctctctctctctctcttattatgtaACGAACGGCGCAGACGTGTCCCTTtatgcaaacataaacacacacacatatatacagacatggaaacacacacacacacacatacgcaaagacatggaaacacagacacatacacaaagacatggaaacacacacacatacacaaagacatggaaaacacatacacacagacatggaaacacgtgcacatacacacatacacatagacatggaaacacacacacactcatacacatagaaacacacagccGTATTCATA from Penaeus vannamei isolate JL-2024 chromosome 26, ASM4276789v1, whole genome shotgun sequence harbors:
- the LOC138866687 gene encoding uncharacterized protein codes for the protein MTGLIKLQIILKKAPLSHLACLDDRDQPFPSIVLVAVFCSISVYTELFLSIRLDLDTDHYHKKAFEKRVSVTTAASRVPRVPAPRINAGTGAVQPHSSAPRLLQQWKTGSGIMNRLILVTVAVVALAYVAAAGGSYGGGGRGGGGGGGFGGGGRGGGGGFGGHRFGGGGGGFGGSGGGFGGSGGGFGGGRGGGFGGGRGGGGYGGSGGRGGGGSVNRGVLIGAGKLSGGGGGFGGGGFGGGGFGGSGGFGGSGGFGGGSGGFGGSGFGGGVGGGRGSGSYGK